From a region of the Homalodisca vitripennis isolate AUS2020 unplaced genomic scaffold, UT_GWSS_2.1 ScUCBcl_1159;HRSCAF=4437, whole genome shotgun sequence genome:
- the LOC124371247 gene encoding uncharacterized protein LOC124371247 has product MKEDIIIAVQNRPALWDKRHKQHHNRHVLDKEWKEIAKELKVTDKVVKQIWKNLRQEFRKQFSKTIKSGAAAPETPTWKYYDSMAFLKDQFLPRKSTGNLADVIADDSDHDLNEEESEEVTEIGQECDEPDNPQLDTENLTIVPAPESESRQQQKSHASRPAMPPRFNTNDLITRTGFKKRITTQAAIGRELVQLEKEKLKLKQQKSEDRANDEDVGFFNSLLPHVKNLNPRKKMLFRMKVQEILFDMAYSPEPPSSFSTTSTVTRPTSVDHSTSSHRYSPYDSSSPSTMASPSPVTFAQLVRDVTSPLNYNQDGGETYVPEYTHF; this is encoded by the exons ATGAAGGAAGATATTATTATTGCTGTCCAAAATCGTCCAGCCTTGTGGGACAAGAGACACAAGCAACATCACAATCGTCACGTTCTGGACAAGGAATGGAAGGAAATTGCGAAAGAACTAAAAGTTACAG ATAAAGTTGTGAAGCAAATTTGGAAGAACTTGAGGCAAGAATTCagaaaacaattttccaaaacaattaagTCTGGAGCTGCAGCACCAGAAACACCCACATGGAAATATTACGACAGCATGGCGTTTCTCAAAGACCAGTTTTTGCCCCGCAAATCAACAGGAAACCTTGCAGATGTAATAGCAGATGACTCAGACCACGACCTAAACGAAGAGGAGTCGGAAGAAGTGACCGAGATAGGCCAAGAATGTGATGAACCTGACAATCCACAGTTGGACACAGAGAATCTGACAATAGTACCGGCGCCGGAGAGTGAATCACGCCAGCAGCAGAAATCTCATGCATCACGCCCTGCAATGCCACCAAGATTTAATACGAATGACCTGATCACAAGaacaggatttaaaaaaagaatcacgACACAAGCAGCTATTGGACGGGAATTAGTGCAGTTGGAGAAAGAAAAGTTGAAGTTAAAGCAACAGAAAAGTGAGGACAGGGCAAATGACGAGGATGTTGGGTTCTTCAACTCACTGCTACCCCATGTTAAAAACCTGAATCCTAGAAAGAAAATGTTGTTCAGGATGAAAGTTCAAGAAATTCTTTTTGACATGGCATACTCACCCGAACCACCATCATCATTCTCAACAACATCAACTGTCACTAGACCTACGTCAGTAGACCACAGTACAAGCTCTCATCGCTACAGTCCCTACGACAGTTCCTCTCCTAGTACCATGGCATCACCATCACCAGTCACCTTCGCACAGCTGGTCCGCGACGTGACTTCACCATTGAACTACAACCAGGATGGCGGCGAAAC